From one Drosophila subpulchrella strain 33 F10 #4 breed RU33 chromosome 3L, RU_Dsub_v1.1 Primary Assembly, whole genome shotgun sequence genomic stretch:
- the LOC119553220 gene encoding splicing factor 3B subunit 3 isoform X1 has protein sequence MYLYNLTLQKGTGVTHAVHGNFSGGKQQEVLLSRGKSLELLRPDSNTGKVHTLLSTEIFGCIRALMAFRLTGGTKDYIVAGSDSGRIVILEYIASKNALEKVHQETFGKSGCRRIVPGQYFAIDPKGRAVMIGAVEKQKLAYIMNRDTQARLTISSPLEAHKSNTLTYHMVGVDVGFDNPMFACLEIDYEEADMDPSGDAAQRTQQTLTFYELDLGLNHVVRKYSEPLEEHANFLVSVPGGNDGPSGVLICSENYLTYKNLGDQHDIRCPIPRRRNDLDDPERGMIFICSATHRTKSMYFFLLQTEQGDIFKITLETDDDVVSEIKLKYFDTVPPATAMCVLKTGFLFVASEFGNHYLYQIAHLGDDDDEPEFSSAMPLEEGETFFFAPRALKNLVLVDELPSFAPIITSQVADLANEDTPQLYVLCGRGPRSTLRVLRHGLEVSEMAVSELPGNPNAVWTVKKRADDEFDAYIIVSFVNATLVLSIGETVEEVTDSGFLGTTPTLCCAALGDDALVQVYPDGIRHIRSDKRVNEWKAPGKKSITKCAVNQRQVVITLSGRELVYFEMDPTGELNEYTERSEMPAEIMCMALGTVPEGEQRSWFLAVGLADNTVRILSLDPNNCLTPCSMQALPSPAESLCLVEMGHTESTTQGNLDEDAPAQRSGNNKGTIYLNIGLSNGVLLRTVLDPVSGDLADTRTRYLGSRPVKLFRIKMQGAEAVLAMSSRTWLSYYHQNRFHLTPLSYETLEYASGFSSEQCSEGIVAISTNTLRILALEKLGAVFNQVAFPLQYTPRTFVIHPDTGRMLIAETDHNAYTEDTKTARKEQMAEEMRSAAGDEERELAREMANAFISEVLPEDVFSSPKAGLGLWASQIRCLDAMHGQTMFSVPLTQNEAIMSMAMLKFSIAADGRYYLAVGIAKDLQLNPRISQGGCIDIYKIDPTCSSLEFMHRTEIDEIPGALCGFQGRLLAGCGRMLRIYDYGKKKMLRKCENKHIPYQIVNIQAMGHRVYVSDVQESVFFIRYRRAENQLIIFADDTHPRWVTATTLLDYDTIAIADKFGNLSIQRLPHSVTDDVDEDPTGTKSLWDRGLLSGASQKSENICSFHVGEIIMSLQKATLIPGGSEALIYATLSGTVGAFVPFTSREDYDFFQHLEMHMRNENPPLCGRDHLSYRSSYYPVKNVLDGDLCEQYLSIEAAKQKSIAGDMFRTPNQICKKLEDIRTRYAF, from the exons ATGTATCTGTACAATCTGACCCTGCAAAAGGGCACGGGGGTGACCCACGCGGTCCACGGAAACTTTTCCGGCGGCAAGCAGCAGGAGGTTCTCCTGTCACGTGGCAAGTCGCTGGAACTCCTGCGTCCCGACTCGAATACCGGAAAGGTGCACACCCTCCTCTCCACGGAGATCTTCGGGTGCATCCGCGCCCTGATGGCCTTCCGACTGACTGGCGGAACCAAAG ACTACATAGTCGCTGGTTCGGACTCCGGTCGCATTGTGATCCTTGAGTATATAGCCTCAAAAAATGCCCTCGAGAAGGTGCACCAGGAGACGTTTGGAAAGTCGGGATGCCGGCGGATTGTGCCTGGCCAGTATTTCGCCATCGATCCCAAAGGAAGAGCCGTGATGATTGGCGCCGTTGAGAAGCAAAAGCTGGCCTACATCATGAATCGGGACACACAGGCTCGTCTGACGATCTCTTCGCCTCTGGAAGCCCACAAGTCAAACACCCTGACATATCACATGGTGGGTGTGGACGTGGGCTTCGACAATCCCATGTTTGCCTGCCTGGAGATCGACTACGAAGAGGCCGACATGGATCCATCAG GTGACGCCGCCCAGCGCACTCAGCAGACGCTAACCTTCTACGAGTTGGATCTCGGCTTGAACCACGTGGTTCGCAAATACTCGGAGCCCTTGGAAGAGCACGCCAATTTCTTGGTCTCTGTGCCTGGTGGCAATGATGGTCCCTCGGGCGTGCTCATCTGCTCTGAGAACTATCTGACCTACAAGAATCTCGGCGATCAACACGACATCCGTTGTCCGATCCCGCGCAGGAGAAACGATCTGGATGACCCCGAAAGGGGCATGATCTTCATCTGCTCGGCCACACATCGCACCAAGAGCATGTACTTCTTTCTGCTGCAAACCGAGCAGGGAGACATCTTCAAGATCACTCTGGAGACGGACGATGATGTGGTGTCCGAGATCAAGCTGAAGTACTTTGATACAGTGCCTCCGGCAACGGCCATGTGTGTGCTGAAGACTGGTTTCCTGTTCGTGGCCAGCGAGTTTGGCAACCA CTACCTCTACCAAATTGCCCACCTGGGTGACGATGATGACGAGCCGGAGTTCAGTTCCGCCATGCCCTTGGAGGAGGGTGAAACCTTCTTTTTTGCGCCACGTGCCCTGAAGAACCTGGTTTTGGTGGATGAACTGCCCTCGTTTGCCCCGATCATCACCTCGCAGGTGGCCGATCTTGCCAACGAGGACACCCCTCAGTTGTACGTCCTTTGCGGCCGAGGACCTCGTTCCACTTTGCGAGTCCTCCGCCACGGCCTAGAGGTCTCCGAGATGGCCGTGTCTGAGCTGCCCGGTAATCCCAATGCGGTTTGGACTGTGAAAAAACGAGCTGATG ATGAGTTCGATGCCTACATCATCGTGTCCTTCGTGAATGCCACTCTGGTTCTGAGTATTGGCGAGACCGTTGAGGAAGTCACGGACAGTGGTTTCCTGGGCACCACGCCCACACTTTGTTGCGCCGCCCTGGGCGACGATGCCTTGGTCCAGGTGTACCCCGATGGCATTCGGCATATTCGGTCCGATAAGCGTGTGAACGAGTGGAAGGCTCCGGGCAAGAAGTCGATCACCAAGTGTGCCGTCAACCAGCGCCAGGTGGTCATCACCTTGTCGGGCAGGGAGTTGGTCTACTTCGAAATGGATCCG ACTGGAGAGCTGAACGAGTACACCGAACGCTCTGAAATGCCGGCTGAGATCATGTGCATGGCCCTGGGAACTGTTCCAGAGGGCGAGCAGCGGTCCTGGTTCTTGGCCGTTGGCCTGGCGGATAATACCGTGCGTATCCTATCACTGGATCCCAACAACTGCCTGACCCCCTGCTCCATGCAAGCGTTGCCCTCGCCAGCCGAATCCCTTTGCTTGGTGGAAATGGGTCATACGGAGAGTACGACCCAAGGAAACTTGGATGAGGATGCTCCCGCCCAGCGAAGTGGCAACAATAAGGGAACCATTTATCTGAACATTGGCCTGAGCAACGGTGTCCTGCTGAGGACTGTTTTGGATCCTGTTTCTGGAGATTTAGCAGATACTAGAACACGTTATCTAGGTTCCCGTCCTGTGAAGCTCTTCCGGATCAAGATGCAGGGCGCGGAAGCTGTTCTGGCCATGTCCAGCAGAACCTGGTTGTCGTACTACCACCAAAATCGATTCCATCTGACGCCTCTGTCCTACGAAACCCTGGAGTATGCTTCCGGTTTCTCCAGTGAACAGTGCAGCGAAGGTATTGTGGCCATATCCACCAACACATTGAGGATTTTGGCACTGGAAAAACTGGGAGCGGTATTCAATCAAGTGGCATTCCCCTTGCAATACACTCCCCGTACCTTTGTTATCCACCCGGATACGGGACGCATGTTGATTGCGGAAACAGATCACAATGCTTACACAGAGGATACGAAGACCGCTCGAAAGGAGCAGATGGCCGAGGAGATGCGCAGTGCGGCGGGCGACGAGGAGAGGGAGTTGGCCCGCGAAATGGCCAATGCCTTCATCAGCGAAGTCCTTCCCGAGGATGTGTTCTCGTCACCCAAAGCCGGATTGGGTCTGTGGGCCTCGCAAATCCGTTGTCTGGACGCCATGCACGGCCAGACGATGTTCAGTGTGCCGCTCACCCAAAACGAGGCCATTATGTCTATGGCCATGCTGAAGTTCTCCATAGCAGCAGATGGTCGGTACTACCTAGCTGTGGGAATCGCCAAGGATCTGCAGCTGAATCCCAGGATTTCGCAAGGCGGCTGCATAGATATCTACAAAATCGATCCCACCTGTTCTAGCCTGGAGTTCATGCATCGCACGGAGATCGATGAGATTCCGGGAGCCCTGTGTGGCTTCCAGGGTCGTTTGCTGGCTGGCTGCGGACGAATGTTGAGGATCTATGATTACGGCAAGAAGAAAATGCTGCGCAAGTGCGAGAACAAACACATTCCCTACCAGATTGTCAACATCCAAGCCATGGGTCATCGGGTTTACGTTTCGGATGTCCAGGAATCTGTATTTTTTATACGCTACCGTCGCGCGGAGAATCAATTGATCATTTTCGCCGATGACACTCATCCTCGGTGGGTGACAGCCACTACTCTGCTGGATTACGATACCATAGCCATTGCTGATAAGTTTGGCAACTTGAGCATTCAGCGACTGCCTCACTCAGTGACGGATGATGTGGATGAGGATCCCACAGGCACTAAATCTCTTTGGGATCGTGGCTTGTTGTCTGGTGCCTCACAGAAGTCTGAGAACATTTGCTCCTTCCACGTGGGCGAGATCATCATGTCGCTGCAGAAAGCAACTCTTATTCCTGGAGGATCTGAGGCCCTTATATACGCCACATTGAGTGGTACTGTTGGAGCATTTGTTCCATTTACCAGTCGCGAGGACTACGACTTCTTCCAGCACTTGGAGATGCACATGCGCAACGAGAATCCCCCACTTTGTGGACGCGATCATCTCAGCTATAGGAGCTCGTATTATCCGGTGAAAAATGTTCTGGATGGCGATCTCTGCGAGCAGTATCTGTCCATTGAGGCAGCCAAACAGAAGAGTATCGCCGGGGACATGTTCCGCACTCCCAATCAGATCTGCAAGAAGCTGGAGGACATACGCACGCGCTATGCCTTCTAA
- the LOC119553220 gene encoding splicing factor 3B subunit 3 isoform X2 yields MYLYNLTLQKGTGVTHAVHGNFSGGKQQEVLLSRGKSLELLRPDSNTGKVHTLLSTEIFGCIRALMAFRLTGGTKDYIVAGSDSGRIVILEYIASKNALEKVHQETFGKSGCRRIVPGQYFAIDPKGRAVMIGAVEKQKLAYIMNRDTQARLTISSPLEAHKSNTLTYHMVGVDVGFDNPMFACLEIDYEEADMDPSGDAAQRTQQTLTFYELDLGLNHVVRKYSEPLEEHANFLVSVPGGNDGPSGVLICSENYLTYKNLGDQHDIRCPIPRRRNDLDDPERGMIFICSATHRTKSMYFFLLQTEQGDIFKITLETDDDVVSEIKLKYFDTVPPATAMCVLKTGFLFVASEFGNHYLYQIAHLGDDDDEPEFSSAMPLEEGETFFFAPRALKNLVLVDELPSFAPIITSQVADLANEDTPQLYVLCGRGPRSTLRVLRHGLEVSEMAVSELPGNPNAVWTVKKRADGA; encoded by the exons ATGTATCTGTACAATCTGACCCTGCAAAAGGGCACGGGGGTGACCCACGCGGTCCACGGAAACTTTTCCGGCGGCAAGCAGCAGGAGGTTCTCCTGTCACGTGGCAAGTCGCTGGAACTCCTGCGTCCCGACTCGAATACCGGAAAGGTGCACACCCTCCTCTCCACGGAGATCTTCGGGTGCATCCGCGCCCTGATGGCCTTCCGACTGACTGGCGGAACCAAAG ACTACATAGTCGCTGGTTCGGACTCCGGTCGCATTGTGATCCTTGAGTATATAGCCTCAAAAAATGCCCTCGAGAAGGTGCACCAGGAGACGTTTGGAAAGTCGGGATGCCGGCGGATTGTGCCTGGCCAGTATTTCGCCATCGATCCCAAAGGAAGAGCCGTGATGATTGGCGCCGTTGAGAAGCAAAAGCTGGCCTACATCATGAATCGGGACACACAGGCTCGTCTGACGATCTCTTCGCCTCTGGAAGCCCACAAGTCAAACACCCTGACATATCACATGGTGGGTGTGGACGTGGGCTTCGACAATCCCATGTTTGCCTGCCTGGAGATCGACTACGAAGAGGCCGACATGGATCCATCAG GTGACGCCGCCCAGCGCACTCAGCAGACGCTAACCTTCTACGAGTTGGATCTCGGCTTGAACCACGTGGTTCGCAAATACTCGGAGCCCTTGGAAGAGCACGCCAATTTCTTGGTCTCTGTGCCTGGTGGCAATGATGGTCCCTCGGGCGTGCTCATCTGCTCTGAGAACTATCTGACCTACAAGAATCTCGGCGATCAACACGACATCCGTTGTCCGATCCCGCGCAGGAGAAACGATCTGGATGACCCCGAAAGGGGCATGATCTTCATCTGCTCGGCCACACATCGCACCAAGAGCATGTACTTCTTTCTGCTGCAAACCGAGCAGGGAGACATCTTCAAGATCACTCTGGAGACGGACGATGATGTGGTGTCCGAGATCAAGCTGAAGTACTTTGATACAGTGCCTCCGGCAACGGCCATGTGTGTGCTGAAGACTGGTTTCCTGTTCGTGGCCAGCGAGTTTGGCAACCA CTACCTCTACCAAATTGCCCACCTGGGTGACGATGATGACGAGCCGGAGTTCAGTTCCGCCATGCCCTTGGAGGAGGGTGAAACCTTCTTTTTTGCGCCACGTGCCCTGAAGAACCTGGTTTTGGTGGATGAACTGCCCTCGTTTGCCCCGATCATCACCTCGCAGGTGGCCGATCTTGCCAACGAGGACACCCCTCAGTTGTACGTCCTTTGCGGCCGAGGACCTCGTTCCACTTTGCGAGTCCTCCGCCACGGCCTAGAGGTCTCCGAGATGGCCGTGTCTGAGCTGCCCGGTAATCCCAATGCGGTTTGGACTGTGAAAAAACGAGCTGATG GCGCTTAA